The Montipora foliosa isolate CH-2021 chromosome 6, ASM3666993v2, whole genome shotgun sequence genome includes the window CTTGCCATCATGGCAAGATGTCTCAACTACTTTGGTTGTAGTTTAAGTCTTACTAGCAGCGGGCCACAAATCAACTAAGTCACATTTCAATAATTTTTAGAACCAGTATGTTGTCTTCCAGTAGCATTAACCTGAATTGTCTACTCTTGAGAGTAGGGAACAAGAAGAGACAGCTGAAATTCTAGTTTTCAGTAGCATGTGGTTGATAAGAATTTACCAGGTGACTGTGATAGTTCTGGTGCATAGAGAATGCGATGGAGTGATCCCATATCAGGGACTCTTGTTACTAAGTGGACCTCACACAAGTATAATTTATACTATAGACTAGCAAAGAGACCAATGTCACTTCTATGTATGGTACGGTTGGAAAGGCTTACTTGGTCCAAATACTTTTATTTAGAATTGTTGTAAGTCTTCTAATTGTCACAAAGGAGTGTTTTTACCCAGTGATAGACATTTCTGACAAAAGATACTGATAAATTCTATTTGGTTTACCGGTACATCACCATGAAACAAAGAACATACCGTAGACTTGAGTTTATCTGCAGTCCACCTCTGCATAAGGTCTGCAATATTTACCAACACAGTTCCTCTCATTGGTGTGGCAGAAATGAAGTGTCCGTCAACATTGGTAACCTATAAGTGGACCTACTCCATCAATAAAACTGAGAGATATCGTTTTATACTGCAACCACTGTCGTCTTGAATAACTTTCTCAACCTGATTCAATAAATTGGTGTGGCTCAggccagattttttttttggcaagtgAGGCATCTTTTTTAATCGTGACAAAGAACCTAATTTATTTTTGGTGTCTGAGCAACACAATTTTGTTACCATACAAGAATTCATTGCTGCTTGGAGCTATCATTAAAAAATGGTGATTCTTCAAATTCTACTACATGTACACCAGTTAAACTAGGATCTTGCCAGTGGTACATGTAAGTAGATACtagtaaagaaacaaaaatatttaattgcAGGAATATTCACATCTTTTTTGCACTGGGGTGCAGGGACGGCACAGTGTTGatagcacttgcctcccaccaacgtggccAAGGTGCGATTCCCACAGTTGGCGtcatttgggttgagtttgtcggttctgtactctgcaccgaCAAGTTTTTCTCTGGGTGCCCCAGTTTCtctgtcctcaaaaaccaacatttgatttgatttgatttgatttgatttgtgttaatttgattTCACAGttcacagtgtccccaattagtgttccagAGCTAgaagacacttcaataaagttcctttcctttccttttcctcaaTTAAACAGAAATATAAGTCATTCATTTTCATATCGTAACAGTCCTTTGATATCAAGACAAATATTAGCTATATATAACTGCTACAACAATTCACAAACACTTTGGGTATAAAGGCAAACAAATGCATTGAGATAGACAGTGCCCTCTCAGTGATTTCTTTTTCTGGTAGTTTCACATTCAATTAAAATGCAACAGGGTGGATATTTTAACTAAATGTTCTGTGGTTGACCATTTTTCACCTCTAGTCCACCAACGTCATCTTGAATTAGAAGTGTGATTCCACCATAATCTGTATGCTCTCCACAGCGAATCTGGCCAGGCTTGACTTTACTGATATCTTTTATAACTGGATAGTAATTGAATCGCAACTGGGTGCCACCCAATGAAGTGCCCTTGTTTTTATATGCATATGCAAAAGCATCAGGTTTCTGTTCAAAATATGATTTGACCTGAAGAATTAGTCTTAATAAAGGCATGTGTCAAGTAATAAAATGCACATCAAAATATAAACATGATAACAAATTTGAGCTGATCACCCACTTCCAGATCAGATCAGATCTCAAAAGCCCTGAAACCCTTTCCAGCTTTGCTAACCCATCGACACGTAAACTGCCCCCTTATTGATGATGAGAAAGCGTCTGGCGTTACACAAAGTAATATCTATCAAGTCCCACTCctaagagtcaatgggttgataACGGGGAGGATGTAGAagttgttaaagtgcccctaaccccaaaatgtttttttcgctaaaatgaatctttgcacctgtttgaaacacattgcggcaattttttcctttttctaacaaattctgccattttataggcttgaaagttgcgaaaatccaagcatcttttgttctcgACCTAGctagtcagaaggggagtgggtctattcctgatgtgatgtcacaatctactttgcatgcatgtttacaaagagtaattgaaatgtaaatcagtttgtgacgtcacatcaggaatagaccgactccccttctgactcggttgtGAACAAAAGAcacttggattttcgcaactttcgaagcctataaaatggcagaatttgtcagaaaaaggaaaaaattgctgcaatgcgtttcgaacaggtgcaaagactcattttagcgaaaaaaaacattttggggttaagGGCACTTTAATGTTGCTTCCAAGACCATGattatattttttgtttcatttatttgtGGCACCTAAAGTTCACTCTCTTGCAACTGAAAACATTAACGTTATCCCTGGAAATTATCAACCATATCaggtttaaaaaataaaatatgcaTTGCATTTATTGAATCTTGAGGAGTACACTTGACTGGTTTTCATTGTTTAtaaatgaccaatttttaaaacaatcTGTGTACACACATGTATATTCTGCTCAGGACTACACAAGAAGCACACTGGTAGATACTAGTAACATACCATTTGAAGACCAATAGCCATACAGGACAGCACTCGAGTGCTAAGGTCTGCTAAATACTGATATACAACTGTCACTTTTTTTTGAAAGTCTGGAACATCTGCATCTGGCCATCTCTGGAATAAAGTAGGCAAAAGAGACTTcgttttctaatgttaatgtgaaTGTCTTGAGGTATTCCCATGGTACAATAGTATACTTTATGATATTACAAATCAAAATGTACATATTCTTACAAATTCAGAAACTCACAAAATTTTCATCATCAATAGCACCAACATCAAAGGATTCTTTGAGATCTCCAGGTCTTTCTGGGTTTGTACTATGAATAAATCAAAAGGAATGTTAAGAGAGCTGCATGCTATTTATGGTCACTAAAAGCAAAGGAGGGGCAGTTCTAGGGGGGAAGGTGCATGGGGTGCACACCCCCCTCCTCCTCTtgagatgacctgcggctttctaatacaactagtattctgaaaaaaaaaagtcactagTCAGCTATGCCATTCTAAGTGATGCACCCCTTCCTAAGAAAAAGTGTGGATCAGTCCCTGTTTATTATAGACAAATGGAGCTTCCCAAAATTGTGAAATGACACATGATAAatatattataaataattaaatttgatGGCTTGTTGTAAAGTGCTGATAGCATTCATTTCTTTGATAAATTGGCTTTTAtctgtttttgtttcatgtttattGTGAAAGGATTAAAACTCTCTTAGCAAAACTGTATGCATAAATGAGACATGGAGATGATTTTACGATGAGAGGTGAAATAATGCATTAGGTGTCACAAAGAGGAAGATCAGTGCAGTTGAtggaataatattatttaattttatgCACTCGGAAAGAAGGCTGAAATGAAGTTACCACTGCAGTCTAAGTGTTGTCGaaataatgcgccgatcaactcgaaacttcaacattcccCCTCCTCAggcaaagcccgggcatttcatcttttgaagattggagcactcaaattcccgcccccttgGGGAAAAAtgctgttcaaatgccctacccaatcatcggatttgtctgtcataccctactgaAGAACAATTGTTGTCGGCTCCTGTCATCGTTAATAAAGacttgaagaccttttttgtaagccaatcgctcacaaatgctagatctcttcctttaaactcttccatctcgtctaAACACATGTTTTAAAGCTGTTAGTGACTTTCgcgcccaaaaaaaaaaagatttgaaacctgacacttccggttcaatttcccccaccccacgcagggtCAAATTCCCGGTTTgcccggggggtgggggggagttTCGATTTGATCAGCGCATAAATCAGAAGTATTTTTCTACGAAAGCAGTTAGTATTACGCGGTAAAAAATGTCACAAGAATCTGGCTCTTTTGTTTCTTGCAATAACGTGACCGATCGATAATCAGAATTTACTTCAGTGACTGATGTTAcctttaaattattaaaatCTAGACCCACCTTTCCCTTTCAAGGGCATCCCAGCCATCAGGTGACGTTCCTTCTTTCTTTGAGTATTTATCCTTCACTTCATCACTTAAATTGAAAAAGGTGTCATACGCTTCGAAGGCTGAGTCAATCTGAAAAGTAATGGCAATTCGTAGACTGGGTGTTAATTTTCGAAAACGTTTGGTGAAACATAATTTGAACtcattttcacaaaaaaaaaacctctttactacaaaatccgccatttcGAGAAGTGCTTAAAGGGCAATCACCAACATAAAATAACAGGAAACCTGCAAGGGTATATACTCCATGGGAGAATGCCATGGATGCAccctaatactaatactaagcTTACTACTCTATATAAACACCACTTACTAGTCTACACGTTCTTGAAGTACTTAAGCATACTTCAGCTACTTTACCTACTCGAcgttcttggcctactcgacgttcttttttctttacctaCTAGACGTtctacttgaggttctttacctacttgaggttctttaccTACTCGATGGCcttggcctacttgaggttctttacctactcgcggttcttggcctacttaaggttcttggcttacttgaggttcttggcttacttgaggttcttAACCAACTCGCGgttcttggcttacttgaggttcttggcttacttgaggttcttAACCAACTCgcggttcttggcctacttgaggttcttggcttacttgaggttctttacctactctcggttcttggcctacttgaggttcttggcttacttgaggttctttacctactctcggttcttggcctacttgaggttcttggcttacttgaggttctttaccTACTTGACGTTCTTTACCAACTCgcggttcttggcctacttgaggttcttggcttacttgaggttctttaccTACTTGACGTTCTTTACCAACTCgcggttcttggcctacttgaggttcttggcttacttgaggttctttacctactcgcggttcttggcctacttgaggttcttggcttacttgaggttctttacctactcgcggttcttggcctacttgaggttcttggcttacttgaggttctttacctactctcggttcttggcctacttaaggttcttggcttacttgaggttctttacctactctcggttcttggcctacttaaggttcttggcttacttgaggttctttacctactcgcggttcttggcctacttgaggttcttggcttacttgaggttctttacctactctcggttcttggcctacttaaggttcttggcttacttgaggttctttacctactcgcagttcttggcctacttaaggttcttggcttacttgaggttctttaTCTACTTGACGTTCTTTACCAACTCgcggttcttggcctacttgagattcttggcttacttgaggttctttacctacttgaggttctttaccAACTCgcggttcttggcctacttgagattcttggcttacttgaggttctttacctacttg containing:
- the LOC138007492 gene encoding uncharacterized protein isoform X2, translating into MADFVIDSAFEAYDTFFNLSDEVKDKYSKKEGTSPDGWDALERESTNPERPGDLKESFDVGAIDDENFRWPDADVPDFQKKVTVVYQYLADLSTRVLSCMAIGLQMKPDAFAYAYKNKGTSLGGTQLRFNYYPVIKDISKVKPGQIRCGEHTDYGGITLLIQDDVGGLEVTNVDGHFISATPMRGTVLVNIADLMQRWTADKLKSTVHRVLIPEVEIKRRVPRRSLVFFVDPDPDALISCIMDGSSKYPPITAGDWIKKKLLATYKY
- the LOC138007492 gene encoding uncharacterized protein isoform X1, whose translation is MAVASSDIARDRIPVVDFSAMGLQNKDPLKESNQAIKELVDQLYQAFSTIGFVYLKNHGIPQEMIDSAFEAYDTFFNLSDEVKDKYSKKEGTSPDGWDALERESTNPERPGDLKESFDVGAIDDENFRWPDADVPDFQKKVTVVYQYLADLSTRVLSCMAIGLQMKPDAFAYAYKNKGTSLGGTQLRFNYYPVIKDISKVKPGQIRCGEHTDYGGITLLIQDDVGGLEVTNVDGHFISATPMRGTVLVNIADLMQRWTADKLKSTVHRVLIPEVEIKRRVPRRSLVFFVDPDPDALISCIMDGSSKYPPITAGDWIKKKLLATYKY